In Drosophila miranda strain MSH22 chromosome Y unlocalized genomic scaffold, D.miranda_PacBio2.1 Contig_Y3_pilon, whole genome shotgun sequence, a single window of DNA contains:
- the LOC117194780 gene encoding uncharacterized protein LOC117194780 isoform X2: MSRLWTHCHDERHHPVAPPRWRAAVRVLNQRSMVAVALSRNCSNSALIHPNGRIFQSGAKVEIVTYDGMKGNNFVRYAKMWYKGVSFTSEACALIYLVDTAGTRTTTDTFTDLTKDYTLAVFYDDSQHGPSYMAEAHDVIANSAYTCTEDGTEIYDINGFRIAQAADGLVKVTRVDNKCLIRTSPGNGSATLTTPGIHCTASLGKTLHLFVRRNENRMHFDGSCFIVRNAGHSAGFNENNLLIVY, encoded by the exons ATGTCCCGGCTCTGGACCCATTGCCATGACGAACGGCACCATCCAGTTGCGCCTCCGCGATGGCGTGCG GCGGTGCGCGTGCTCAATCAGCGCAGCATGGTGGCAGTTGCACTATCCCGCAATTGCAGCAACTCGGCTTTGATCCACCCCAATGGACGCATCTTTCAGAGCGGCGCTAAAGTCGAAATAGTCACCTACGACGGCATgaagggcaataactttgT TCGCTATGCCAAGATGTGGTACAAGGGTGTGAGCTTCACCAGCGAGGCGTGCGCTCTCATCTACCTGGTGGACACAGCCGGGACGCGCACCACAACCGACACTTTCACCGATCTGACCAAGGACTACACCCTGGCAGTGTTCTATGA CGACTCGCAGCATGGTCCCTCTTATATGGCTGAAGCCCATGACGTGATTGCCAATTCAGCTTACACCTGTACCGAGGATGGCACTGAGATCTATGACATAAACGGATTTCGCATCGCCCAGGCAGCCGATGGCCTGGTGAAGGTCACTCGTGTGGACAACAAGTGCTTGATTCGCACCAGTCCCGGCAATGGATCGGCCACTTTGACCACACCTGGCATCCATTGCACTGCCTCTCTGGGCAAGACCTTGCATCTGTTTGTTCG TCGCAATGAGAATCGCATGCACTTCGATGGATCCTGTTTCATTGTACGCAACGCCGGACACTCCGCCGGCTTCAATGAGAACAACCTGCTCATTGTCTACTGA
- the LOC117194780 gene encoding uncharacterized protein LOC117194780 isoform X1: protein MPPPPYALARVSSTRNFELENHTPPACPGSGPIAMTNGTIQLRLRDGVRIDMTLDKAVRVLNQRSMVAVALSRNCSNSALIHPNGRIFQSGAKVEIVTYDGMKGNNFVRYAKMWYKGVSFTSEACALIYLVDTAGTRTTTDTFTDLTKDYTLAVFYDDSQHGPSYMAEAHDVIANSAYTCTEDGTEIYDINGFRIAQAADGLVKVTRVDNKCLIRTSPGNGSATLTTPGIHCTASLGKTLHLFVRRNENRMHFDGSCFIVRNAGHSAGFNENNLLIVY, encoded by the exons ATGCCCCCTCCACCATACGCCTTGGCACGCGTGAGCAGCACACGCAACTTTGAGCTCGAGAACCACACACCGCCGGCATGTCCCGGCTCTGGACCCATTGCCATGACGAACGGCACCATCCAGTTGCGCCTCCGCGATGGCGTGCG CATTGACATGACTCTGGATAAGGCGGTGCGCGTGCTCAATCAGCGCAGCATGGTGGCAGTTGCACTATCCCGCAATTGCAGCAACTCGGCTTTGATCCACCCCAATGGACGCATCTTTCAGAGCGGCGCTAAAGTCGAAATAGTCACCTACGACGGCATgaagggcaataactttgT TCGCTATGCCAAGATGTGGTACAAGGGTGTGAGCTTCACCAGCGAGGCGTGCGCTCTCATCTACCTGGTGGACACAGCCGGGACGCGCACCACAACCGACACTTTCACCGATCTGACCAAGGACTACACCCTGGCAGTGTTCTATGA CGACTCGCAGCATGGTCCCTCTTATATGGCTGAAGCCCATGACGTGATTGCCAATTCAGCTTACACCTGTACCGAGGATGGCACTGAGATCTATGACATAAACGGATTTCGCATCGCCCAGGCAGCCGATGGCCTGGTGAAGGTCACTCGTGTGGACAACAAGTGCTTGATTCGCACCAGTCCCGGCAATGGATCGGCCACTTTGACCACACCTGGCATCCATTGCACTGCCTCTCTGGGCAAGACCTTGCATCTGTTTGTTCG TCGCAATGAGAATCGCATGCACTTCGATGGATCCTGTTTCATTGTACGCAACGCCGGACACTCCGCCGGCTTCAATGAGAACAACCTGCTCATTGTCTACTGA